The region AAGACACATTTGTAACTGGTTGCAAGGTGATGCTCATAGGGCTGGCATGGGAGTAGGAGGTGGATGACACTGTAGGAGCCACTTGTATAAGATCCACTAGTGCCTGTGGATCAAAAAGGAATGTCCCATAATGCTTAGCTGCCGTGCCACACAGACCTTATCTACAAGGACTGGATAATACTTAAGGTACTTTAATGCTCACTCTGAGTGAAAAAAAAGACTCCATCCTTGAATTTAACCAGGGATCAAAGAAAGTGAAGATGACTAAGAACTGGGAGGGTGAAGTATGAACCCAAGAGCTTTTCTTCTCTAGTTACCATAACTGGTAAATAGTGTGAACTGTTCTCTCCCCTCAAcataacctggtccaccgtagcaTGCACTTTTAAGTTTAATTAATAACTGTTTTTACCAAATGAATTGtaggaataaagaaaagtaacttcaatgaaatataatattttcaaagaatataCTCAACACAATAGCCAGCATCAATTTTGGGAGGTTGGGTGATGGCATATTCATTCTTTCTGAATGTGTgtgcattcttctttttttgttaatttaaccccaacaacaatgaattaaataaaactaatagATGACTTACCTgtgtaggtatgaaccaccagggAATCCCACTTTATATGAATTCCCCCCCTAAGTTAAGACTGTTTCCTGACGGTCTTGTGTAGTTGATGAGGAATCTCAAATACAGGAAAGGTCTGGACTCAGCAGGTCTTAGAAGCAGGATTGAAATCCCAGAGCCACAATTGAGTCAAATCTGATTCCAGAGCTTGAAGGGGCAGTTATTTGTCAACAAAAAATCCTTCCTCaacgcaaaaaagaaaaaaaaaaaaactgactacCAAACTGTAATTAAAAAATCAGCTATATCAGCCTCTGAGAACAGACTCCTGAAGAGTtaagatgatttaaaaaagaaagaaaagtaacttGTATCTTGGTTTCCTGTTTTAGGAGTTAAGCCTAGGAGTATCCTAAAGcaggttaaaacaaaaaaaaaacccaacctcctccttccccaaacataaaaataaaatccagcaAATTGAGATATCAAGATTCCCTTTAAAGGAAAGGCATTTCCCTTGATTATAAATCTTTTCTTGAGGGACAAAAGGTGGTCTTCGGAGATGTGGGGTGTGGGTGCGAGGTCTGGAGCTTTGACAGATGGGGAACAACCCCCTGGAATTCACTAGCTCTATCCTGGCTGGTTAACTTAGCCCCagcccagccgccccccccccccccccccccagccccgggcttTCTCCTAGTCATCTTTCCTGGGCCCTCAGGCATGGCAAAGTGCAGGCAACCTGGCCAGGGCCTGCCTGAAGGGCAGCCCGGGATGAGCGCCCGCCCGCGGATTGGCACGTGGCCCCGCATCTCCTCCCACCAAGGAGCGATCCCCGCATCACCCCCACGCGTGATGTCAGCGCAATCCTGAGCTgcaggaggggcagggaagggagggggggaatcgGGTCTCCCTCCAGCTGGGCAGCTGGGAGGGTGGGTGACACCCTGGGAGGCGGCAGTGGGAAGAGGGGAGCTTGGGCGCTCCCGCCGCCCGTCTCTGGGCGCCGCCCCCGCCGACCGGCCCGCGCCATGCTCCGCCCCGGACGCCGCGGGTCCCCGCGCGGGGgtgcggcggggggtggggtgcgggggtggggtgcgggggtgggggagaacggGCCCTGCTCAGCCTGATTTACGGCTCTGCTGAAAACCGCTCGGCTCCCGAAGCGTCAGCACCGGTGGCGGCGGCTGCAGGGGTGGCGGTGGCAGCAGCAACAAGTCGGGTAAGTGGCCGCCTTTGGGTATCCGCGCCCTGGGCCGGGCCCGAGGGGGTGCGGCACAAGGgtccagcctggggctggggagagggtcCCGGCCCTGAAGCCCCGCGGGGAGTTGGGAGAGCTAGCTTCGCGGCCCCCACATGCAGGAACATGTGTGCGCACCCCGGGGCTGGTGCGCCGCGCAGCTGCTGAGTTGGGGGGGGACCTGGGACCCCCACACCCCGTCCCCACCTCCAGGCAGGGTCATTGCCTGCCTGCACTTCTCAGGCAGAAGAAATGGAAGCTTTCCTGCCAACCCTGTGGACTGGGGTTTCCGCTGGGCCCGTGGAAGCCTGTGCACTAGGGATGGCGTGGTTACCCGTTTTCCCCACCGGGACATGCAACCCCTTTCCTATTCTAGAATGCTGACTGATTTTTTTACATCTAAAGCCGGGATTTGCGTCTCACACCCACAAAACCAGCGGTTTAAACATCCCAAAGGAGTCTATAAAGAGGTTCTTCGGGGCCCGAGGCTTACTGACCTAGAAGCTTTGCCCACCTTGCTGTCTGGGGACCATTTTCCACCTCTGCCTTTGAAGCCATTTAAAACCCAATAAAGTCACTGTTCACCCTCAGGCCCCATCTGGGCGCTCTCACCATAGGCCCGGTGCTAGTTACACTTAACTGAAAACCATTCCAGGAGGGAATCGATTCACATGGCTAGCAAAATTGGGTTTTAGCAGTAATCTGTTGCTAGGTAATAAATTCATGCCAGGAAACAAGAACTTCCTGTCAAGAGTTTATACTGATGTCTACCTGACCCAAACACTGAACAACTATCCGTACACATTGTTATGTTAACACAGGTTCAGAGACAGCACAGATGCATCCATAACATTCTATTATTATCTTGAAGATGGCTCTGATTACATCAAATGGTATCTGACACTTTGGATCCCAAATGTCTGTAAAATTCCAGTCTGGAACTATCGTTATGCACACTTTGATGTGTTTCAACATAGCAATAGTTacagggaaagaaatgaaaggccaaaaaataataataatctcagcTTGTAAATCCTTTAGCTTGGTAGTGTGTCTAATGCCACTGCATTTCCTTTGAGTAATCTTTTCTCCTACTTGGGAAAAGATAGCTGAGCTTGCTCTCTTAGGACTTATTTTTGACGATTGCTGTGAGTTTTCCTCACTTGTGTTCAAGTAGGACACAGCATTGCAGAATTCAGAAGGGCAAGAAATTTGACTTCTGGATCTGCCATTTTCCACTTGATCTTGGATTCATTACTTTACTACCTTGCTCTAATTTGTTCATCTACAAAGAAGAGAGtctacctccctctctccccgccACTCCTTAAATTGTAGGCAAAGGTTGGCAGACTTTTTCTGGAAAGGCCAAGTAATAAGTATTTGGGGCTCGAAGGCCATATCATCTTTGCTTAGACTATGGTCCCAATTCCTGTGTTGTACCAAAGCCATAGTAGGTGATCAAGAAGTGAAACAATGTGGCTAGATTTGTCTTATGATCTCTAAGTTTTGATTTAACACAATCTATGCAAAAGACCACAGCCCTCATGGAGATAAGTAGCCATTGTTTcagtagcatttaaaaaaatacagacatGTAAGCTacccattttcccctctgttcccAGGACTTTTAGAGTAATGCAACAGAAGGCTTTTGAGGAAAACAGATATCCCTGGCAGGAGTCCTTCGAGAATGTTGCTGTGTGCCTGCCATTCCGCTGCCCGAGGTGTGGAGACCATACTAGATTTAGAAGCTTGTCATCTCTGAGGGCCCATCTGGAATTCAGTCACAGCTATGAAGAAAGAACCCTCTTGACAAAATGCAGCATCTTTCCATCTCTCAAAGACACAGACCTAGTCACTCCTTCAGAACTCCTGAGACAGGGCAAAGCGCAGAGCCGAGGCACCAGGGCGAAGCCAAAGCCAAGCTATGTTAACTTGTATAGCATCTCACATGAACACTCCAAGGACAGGAAGCCATTTGAGGTGGTGGCAGAGAGGCCTGTGTCCTATGTGCAGACCTACACTGCAATGGACATCCGGGCGGACTCACTGCATGGGCCCCGGTCAAGTCCTGGACTTCCTACTTCAGATACCAAAGCTGCTTTTGAGGCACATGTCAGAGAAAAATTCAACCGGATGGTGGAGGCTGTGGATAGGACCATTGAGAAAAGAATTGATAAACTCACCAAAGAGTTGGCCCAGAAAACTGCTGAATTGTTGGAAGTTCGGGCAGCTTTTGTGCAACTGACTCAGAAGAAACAGGAAGTGCAGAGGCGAGAGCGGGCCCTGAACAGACAGGTAGATGTGGCTGTGGAAATGATTGCTGGGCTGAAGCAGCGCCTGACAGAATCTGAGGAGGAGCTGCTTAGGAAAGAAGAGTAAGTGGTACTGACACTGGATGGGAATCCCATTGCTTTAGTGGCCCCAAGTTATAAGCAAATGTTAAATAAGCTTGGTGTGTGTTATTTGAAAGTATCTTTGGTGCATTTCTCATTGATGTACTTGAGCAAGGAGGCATGAGATTCTGATGTGATTTGCACTCTCTGTGTATTGGCTCTCTAGGAATATTCATGTCAAAATATCTAACTCTGTCACCTTGGAAGCTGTAAACcacagataatatttttaaagacagtaGTGATACAGATTGCCCATGGTAGGATCCATTCTAGTGTCTAAGCTTGAGATGAATGGGAAGACCAAAGGTATGCCAGGAGAACCCTTCCTTCCTATTGTCTCTATTTTATGGTCAAGAACATGGGATGCTATCTTATTCAAATATAATAGTATGTTCCAAGTACAAATAATGTTGGTGTGATGAAACATCAATAGTTGAGGGAAGATCTATTTAATTATAATTTGTATTTGGGAGTAGGAGACACTAAGAAACTCAGAAGAAAGTTTTTTCTGATACAGATACCTATATTGCTGATTTTTGTGTGTACttggactagaactcagggccttctgctcttgcttggcattcttcttcaaggctggtgctctgtcactacATATTACCTACAGTTGtcactttttgttttataattggggtaagagtctcatggatttttctgcccacactagctttgaaccgtgatcctcagatctcagcttcttgagtagttagaattacaagtgttGACCACTAGTGTCCAGCTTGGATTTCTACATAAAAGTTTGAGAATTTTACTTTTGTAAAATGATGCATGATACTAAAATAAGTCTTGACTGTTTGTAAAGAGTTAGCACTGGTTTCACAAGGTCATCATAGAAACCTTTATTTGAAAAAGCTTCATAATTAGAGAAGCACTTCCTTATCAGTAAGGCTGGATTTAACCTAAACTAGAAAAACATACTTTGAAATTCAGTATATTTGCAAATTTAGAATGTCAGATTTTAAAAGTTTAGAATTCATAGGATGAAAGGACCAATTTGAGTGCTATTATAGGGATtgatttaatttcatcttttctttgccTTCTGGCGCTTTTTTATCTTGTATTGTGTTTAATATATAGAAATTAAAATCACACAGTAAAGATGAACTTGAACCTGCGACTAATTTTCTTTGCTCCTAGGGGGATGAGCTTTAATGAaaaatgtagttttctttttgttgttgtttgtttcatctTCTGGTGACCTACATAGCACTTCCAGGAAAATGGCAAATGAGGTGGTTTTATGTGTAAGAACAAGCCTACAATTAAATTTGCTTGAAGTGATGAGCTCAAGAACgtcttattattaaaaaaaaactgactaAATAAAAGTGGCTCGCGAGTAGGTCAATTATAATATTGTGTTTGGCTAATGCAAGGCATCAAATGAAAGTTGCACAATTGCACAacaaaatattaacaagatagaatgcatgttgaaaataccttccccaaagccaggcactggtggctcacgcttataatcctagctgctcaggaggctgaaacctgaggattgtgattcaaagccaaccagggcaggaaagtctatgagattcttatctctattaacccccagaaaactggaagtggcactgtggttcaaagtggtaaagtgctcagagactgtgcccaggccacgagttcaagtcccatgactgacaaaaaagaaaagataagaaaagaaaatatcctcTCTTCACCAGGTATATCCTTCCCCATTCTCAGAGACAACACTTAAATTTAGCTTGCAGGCATATGCAATTTATACACACAGttactttttttctccaaagtAAACACTACATACACTATTTTGCTACTTCTCATTGGAGTTATTTTGTTTTAGCATATTCTGTCTCAGGCATCAGTTATGCACTAAAGACAGAATTATGCCATTCCTTTTGACTGGTACATGATATCCCATGGTATAAGTGCATCAAGATCCATTTAACCAGCATTCTATCAATCAAGACAGTTTTTGCTCTATTTTCCTATTATTAAACATATAATCTTAAGTTAATATCCACGTGCATCTTTGTTCTCAATTTTTTTCaggttgatatttatttatttatttatttaattcatggtgctgggaattaaacccagggcctcacacatgctaagcaggcACATTACCAATGAGCTACACTACCCAGCATGAGTTGATTTTTAATATGTGATTTTTAGGCTAACAGAAAAAAGCAGtggtatattatttttataaaataaagcaaaattgtcTCAAACTTTTAAGTATAAACAGAGCCTTTTTCTTTAAGCTTTCATTTGGGCCCAGCCTGTCAATCTGTGCATTCAAACTCCAATAATTGCTCCTTCTGTATATGAAAGAGGACTGAAAGAGCCTTGTCCCCAAGAGAGACACTGGGGCTCTTGGTCTGCAAGAGTTGACTGCACAGCACCCTCAGTGTCTGCAGAGACTGTCtttgcccctccccctgccagcCAAATAGGGGTGCAGAGCCAGCTGCTCATTTGCCACACCACTGATTGGATGTGCCTGGCTGAGCCCCTTCATGCCTCAATGTTCCTTCAGGGGGTGGCATCTCATGGCCTTTCAGATAAGGAAGGCCTGTTTAGCCAAGGAACATTCCTGCATCTGTGCTCCCTACCAAATGCCCTGACATGAGCTTCTAAGGGTATATTGTTACTGTCCTGTTTGAAATAGATTTCAACCTTGTACCCTTTGAGGCACAGATGGCAAATTTGGTTTAAAAAAGTGCAAACACGTGAGTTTAACTCATTTCCTGCATGGCAAACAGGACATGATTTCTCTTTACCATTTCTCCTTATTTTAGCCTGTcatactaaaataaattcttgctaaaacttaaaaataagtgtATGCAGTATTTAGCATTCACAATAAGTCTTTCATGCCTATAGATATTCCCCTGAACTTTAAAAATCCTTCAGACTGAGTAAAAGATTCcaaggcaaaaaaaccaaaacatattcCAAGGCTGTATCTGTCCTGAGATTATCTTTAGATTCAGTCAACATGGTTTAtggaagatatgtgtgtgtgtgtgtgtgtgtgtgtgtgtgtgtgttatataatAATAAAGGATGCTGTTAGATTGTTTACGGCGGTGATATTTTGTACCTGTATGCTAATGAGCCCTATTTCACCTTCATAGAGAAGTCTACACGTGCCTGGCATGAAAGTCCTAGAAAAAAGCTGTCCTTTTTCTTTACCAAGTCAGTGAAACTTAAAAAGTCCTGCTGAACCATGATTTTACTTATTGATGAGCACTCAGAGCTGTTGGTAGCAGTGCCTGTAATCAGGTAAATCAATCCTGGACACCTTGCAGTAAGGTATCCATTCACAAGCAAGGATGGATTTAAATGGGAGCTGAGTTGGTCGGTTGGGGTTTGAATGTGATAACAGCAGCCCCAAATTTTCTGGCACATATGTAGGCCATACGTTTAAAAAGTGCTGGTGGTGCACCTGAGAAGTACCAGCATTGTGCAAGTATGTCTAGAGAACGTGAAAGCTGTGGTATTTTACCCTAAGGAGCTTGTCCTTTCTATAGGAAGAATGAAGCATCCTCATGAGCAGGCCCATATCTAAATCCAGGGTAGGTTTTTGCTGATGTTTTCGTTTCTTttcaagacagggtcttgctattaagtgcaggctagcctcaaacacaCCATGCAGCTCAGACTGCTCTCAAATTCAAGAGCTTaactcccccttctccccctccccccaccctcccacccccaccccccacccctgcctcaatgctgggattacaggtatgtgctaccataCTGAGCTGCAAGCTAGCTTTAGAAAGTGATTAAATGTCAGCTACAGTTTCAAATTGATGAAATATTAGAGAATCGACCTTTCTACCTAGAGAGAAGACCTTTCTACCTACcagaagaaatgagaaggaagggTGGAATTTGCAAAGGTGGCTAGCTGAAGGACAGTGGCATTGGCAGGgtagcggggggtggggggtattgggggttgggggggggctctCAAAGATAGCTCCTGGGTGAGCCatgtgtgattttttaaaattttagaactGGAAGCAACCCTTTGTCTCTTTCTGAATGTTACACTTATTTCACAGAGAGAGCATTTCAGAGAAAATAAGGACCAGAGCTGTGGACTGACTTGCCCAAGAACAAAGATATAGAAGCAAACTGAAACGGAAGGCAGTTTCCCTGCCGAGTGCTTTTCCATTAGCTCACTGTGTCCTTACCAGACTTCTGAAAATGTGATATTTGCCTAAAGCATCAAGGCTTATGTAATTCTGAGCATGGCCCATTTTGGAATAGGCATGTCCTTTGCTATTTTGAGAGGGCTGCCACAATgacatcatttatttttctgatgtGATTAAAGAAAATGTCAGCTGTCATCAAAGGTGTTGGAAGCAGGAAAACAGTGACATCATTTGTATCACTATGGTACTAAGCTTCCAGAACACCCAGCCCAGGGCTTTTAACCTCCAAACAAGGGCTTTTAACTTGGCCATCCGGATATCCTTAGTCAGGGACCTCTGTGAATCTATCTCTATAATTTCCAACCTACTGCTTTGTGAGGTACGGTAGATAGACTCCTGTTCCTTTTTCCTTCATCATTGCCCTATTCCCAGCCTGGATCCCTGTAGGAGAAATATTTACCGAGAGCCTGCTGTGCCAGGTTCTGCCGTCTTCTGGTTGTGCAGTGTGGTACACCACATGACCTGGCCGCCTTCAGGGAGCTTATAGGTTGAAAGGAAGATGGCATCAAGCAAACCATTACACCTCAGTGACACAGATAGAGTCAGCAAGAGCTGGCAATGTCCATTTAGGTTTCTTTCCAGAGCTGGCTGTGGAGTGTCAGCCTTTTAAAAGCAAGATTAACTTGGTAACTTGCTTTGTACAACTCAGCCATCTTGTCATTTACTTAAGTCATTACCAATTTTTTGGTCAACTAAAGCAGCAAGTAGACAATCTGTCCATCCTGATCTGCAGCTAGGAAGCAGGCCAGGAAACATGTTAGATACAGAGATTCAATGGGACAGAAGGGTCTGTTGGCACTACAGTGTTTGTTCATCTTTATAAACGAAGGCCTCTCTTTCCAAGCTGCATCCCATGCAGAGTACAAAGTAGCCTAGCACAAACCAGATGTCAAACATATTTTCTCAGGGATACCCTGTTGGTAAAATTTGAAAACCCAGGAAAAATTTCTgtctcttcatctctctccttttctttctatccCACCTGAGCAATTTACAATATATTGACCTACTTAGAACCAATCAGAACAATTTGATTTTCTCATTAGagtgctttaaaaattaaaaaaaaatggaaccataGTGGTTTATTCAAAAAGGTCAAAAAAGAAAGGTGAAGCCATGGCTCTAGATATGGACCTGGGGTATGTGTAGATTCCAGCTTGAGTGGCTGTGGGAAGTGCATGTGCGCATTCTGCCCTTTGAATTTGCCGTGGGGCTCATGGTGCTAGGTAGGAGATGCTGAGTCTAGCTTCAAATTTGCCTTGGGGCTGACACCTTATTTTGTCTGAGGTTCTCTGTGATCAATAGGTAGACTATTTTTAGCTGAAGgtatttttatcatttcatatACCTCTGAAGAGTTCATAAATCAGTaatgtaaaatgaaatttaaataactTGATAGAGAGCTTTGCCTTTGGGAGAGGAGGCTACTGTTGGCATATTTTTTAAGAACGGAAGAGAGACATCTATTTTAGATCCCAACCCCCACTCCTGTAGGAGGCACCTGTGTAGTACTTATAGGTGTTACATCCCAGGAAATATctggaaaaagataaaagaaaaaaaagaaagaaacccagagAACTCTTCAATAGTTAACAGTTTTCAACTGTAGTTGCACATTTCAGATAGTCCCTAGGAATTTATTGCCACTGTGGTGTTCTGAGATCATATTAGCTGCTGGCATGTCCTAATGAAGGAGCAGATAGGATCCCAGAACCTCACTTATTTTCTGATTAAATGAAGTAAATGGCACAATGAGGTTATATGGGAGACACAGGCAACATCTCAACTACCCTTGGGGATATGTCTGGGAATAGTTCCAAGCAAGAACTCCTGAGATGAGAGGGATTGTTAGGAGTGGAGACTAGGGCAAACATAAGAGATCCTGGCAGAGGAACAGCATGTCCAAATGTAAGTCTGACTAGGTCAGGAAAGGAAGTTCATGAAGTCATAAAACATAGTTCGGGGATAGGGTATGTATGTAGTCCTTCATTAATAATGCAGAGTTTAATGTCTGTCCAATTCACACCATTTCGGACacttttgtgtatgtgcacagtactggggcttgaatccagggcttgaatgctgtcccttagctgtttcactTCAAGCTGGCactatagcacttgagccatgactccacttccagctttttagtggttaattatagataaaaaatttcacagacttttcctacctaggttggatttgaaccatgatcctcagatttcagcctcctgatcccTTATGTTTGCCCTAGTCTCCACTCCTAACAATCCCTCTCATTTTCCTTATTCAACACCAGTGTGATGAACTTTGACCTTTGTCATtgagttttaaaacaaaaacacaatgatATGAAAGCAGTGTACTTGCCtttacagctttttttgtttttatttttctagttgaTATGATACATTCACAAACTGAAATGGGGTTGGCATCAGTGCTAGGTTAGTTGAAAAATACAAGATTATTAACCTTGTATTAATAACCTCTACCATGAATCCTGGGATACTGTCAGATTCCCAGGTCTGTAGATCATTCAACATAATAATGACCTTCAAGGTCACTTTCTTACACTACTGCTGGAGAGTCCAATAATAGTTTAAATAAGCATATTTCCATATCCTTAGATTTAACAATGTTAAATCTCTTTTTCTTGAAATAAGAAGTCAAAGATGGGTCTAGACCTGACCCAAGACCAGGTAACTTCCCTAAAGCTGAGTTGTACTTGAATCCTGATTGAATTTCACTCAAGTTTGTCCTTATCTTCTCATCTAgcttccagcttctctctgtgtcATAAGTCACAGGGTAAGAACTTCAAATAAAGCCCTCTGTCTGATAGtatcatattattatttttcttagtcATATTCAGCTCAGTCTTGTTACTGTACATTtcagtatttgtttcttttcatgtctACCTCTCCCCTTACATATAACCACTATCTATTTACATACAAAAactgtttttcaaaaaaaaaaaggtaggggtCTTGTTCTAAccattttgtgattatttttaatgTCTGGCTTCATAGGAGGCAGCTGAACTTTCAGCGGTTCTGCATCTAGTCTTTGTTGTTTTGGTAAATAAATACAGAAGGCATAGTCCACAAAAATACATAGTAATAGAGAAATGGAGGGGGTATTTTGATATTGTTTGCAGGTAATGGTATGTGTTCTGTGTTGATACTATTGCCCCAAAGCAGCAGTTGGTAATTTCATAAAGATAAGGAGTAATGTGTGATCGGAAATCATGATAGTGAGCATTTTGTTCTGTTAAATTATGATCCATTGGTCTCTTTTGCACTTTGAATGGATGCTTTCTGTTTGGAATACAAAAATTATAGAGGTTGTAGATAGAATCGCATTCACACCCCCCTTCAGAAAATTCTTCAGATTCCCTGCAGCAAGGAAGGGGAAATTAAGAGATGGTTCTGGAGATCATTCATTATAGATgaacaggatgtgggaagatgatCTGAGATATACACATCTACTATCCTACAATTAGTCACTCACTTTGGCTGTAGTTTTCATCTAATAAAGATACTTTGCACAATCACAGCACTATGAACTCCTCCAACTCTTGTCCTGTATGTTTAACTTCACTTCGAAGACAACATCATACTGAACCATCAGGTTTACTTCAGTGagctttatttgttttctctaaGTTGATGTTATACACAGACTGAAATTAGGTTAGCATCAGTACCTGTGGTGTTGGTTGAAAAATACAAAGATTATTAACTTCTCAGCTTCAGGGCACAAGATAATTGGATGAAAGAGGCTAGAAAAAGATCCTTCTCATCTACAACATGACATAGCACTCCATGATCAGCTAGCAGCATTAACATTAATTTTTAAGATTTTCTATAGGTCTAGTAGCAAAACATTACATGATCTAAACATACAGTTATAATTATAAGCAGTGTTGCATTCAGATTTGTTCCTTTGGCTTTAATCCCATGAGATTTAGCTGTCAAATGTTGCGGTCTTTTCTTATGTTAGACTATACACTCTCAGAGCTCAAGAACAGTTAATatgtgaaggggaaaaaaatgactagAGAAAAAAACATACCAAGGACATTAACAATAATTACTTCTGATTGGCAGAATTTTTTCCCTTGTCTTACATAAATattaactacaaaaatatttatttgaatatgtGTAGTTGATACATATTCAGTTGAATGTAGGGTTTAGAACAGATAACAGAGCCTTGTGCAGTTGGATTCTCCAATAGATTTTGTGAAATAAGATAAAAACAGCAAATATTGTAAAACAATGAACTGGGAAAAATgacaaacttttgttttctttcctgtaaGTACAATTTCATGATTCAGTTATTCTAAATATCACCTGAAAAGTCTCTTCTATGGGCTTATGTCCAAAGGAAATGAACTGAAGCCTTAATGTCTGAAAGAAGTTACAtcagccatattttcttctgggCCATGTTTCCACTTGCTTTTCATCTTTGATATTGTTCTATTCTTTACTAGGATCCACAAAATGTCCCTGTAGTACCTTGTGGGGCaagccttgcatcattaagaggcaattagctggccctgcctgttttcccagccctggggcgctGGCTGTTTCGCCTGGAACCGGAAGGGgtggttagccccgcctgccttccaggtTCAGCAGAACCagagaggtggttctagctggccccgccttccagccttgggaccagtgtagccaagatggccgctggtggtgaacccagaggcggtcctgtgggctgtgacatagaattaggccactccttaggattggtcccttggccctccacccttgatgaaTGGCTCAGCCCGCCCCCTCATAGCCCTAGCTAGGTgcactacacccctccccttcctgccgatct is a window of Perognathus longimembris pacificus isolate PPM17 chromosome 2, ASM2315922v1, whole genome shotgun sequence DNA encoding:
- the Znf365 gene encoding protein ZNF365, translating into MQQKAFEENRYPWQESFENVAVCLPFRCPRCGDHTRFRSLSSLRAHLEFSHSYEERTLLTKCSIFPSLKDTDLVTPSELLRQGKAQSRGTRAKPKPSYVNLYSISHEHSKDRKPFEVVAERPVSYVQTYTAMDIRADSLHGPRSSPGLPTSDTKAAFEAHVREKFNRMVEAVDRTIEKRIDKLTKELAQKTAELLEVRAAFVQLTQKKQEVQRRERALNRQVDVAVEMIAGLKQRLTESEEELLRKEEEVVTFNHFLEAAAEKEVQGKARLHDFIENLLQRVELAEKQLEYYQSQQALSFSRNISEHVLTDISSNKKPRCLSRGYAHSVCNHPDLKAHFHPKGRNFLKKAKDDRGGLQPAKSIYEQAESARELCRSTKKGELLGLSRKGNLRPKMAKKKPTAIVNII